One segment of Podospora pseudopauciseta strain CBS 411.78 chromosome 5 map unlocalized CBS411.78m_5.2, whole genome shotgun sequence DNA contains the following:
- a CDS encoding uncharacterized protein (COG:S; EggNog:ENOG503Q4QN): MAAPNHFLEDKKIIVVGGGIAGCAFVAALHKLWNPNWRLPEIVVLERNPRDVRHNYSISLHGDSVNGGLVALRQLGLLDETLSHSIFGLRSGQFKMWDVNWKELMSTQPRPWGDLPTGSMRIQRSDLERILVREAERINATFHRGVECTGAERLANGRIRVAVEDEAGVQDHQDCDFLVVADGAQSRLRAALRPHDDLKYAGAVQIGGRAEFPHGIPEPIEENWGVLLSGKGVCCYFSAVDKDTVVWALSQQRAEPDTRTSVATPDRFAALKEEALRLGSMFSEPFCTIVESTIPSSAFVTAAMEKEPFRHDDPSLERIVFIGDANHAVSAFAGNGANLALKDGWDLAENICYQSSLHNAVAAYDRLGFARAAEAIKLSHQKMDFAHCTSVKDSLLRAGLATGRWFMRIRGM; this comes from the coding sequence ATGGCGGCACCCAATCATTTCCTCGAGGACAAAAAGATCATTGTGGTAGGCGGTGGCATCGCTGGATGCGCCTTTGTGGCCGCCCTCCACAAACTCTGGAACCCAAACTGGAGATTACCAGAGatcgtcgtcctcgagcGCAACCCAAGAGATGTTCGACACAACTATTCGATATCCCTACATGGCGACAGCGTCAATGGAGGTCTGGTCGCCTTGCGAcaactcggcctcctcgatGAAACACTCAGTCACTCCATCTTCGGTCTCCGGTCGGGCCAGTTCAAAATGTGGGATGTTAACTGGAAGGAGCTGATGTCAACACAGCCTCGGCCATGGGGGGACTTGCCAACGGGATCCATGAGAATCCAGCGCAGCGATCTTGAACGAATCCTGGTCCGAGAAGCAGAGAGGATAAACGCAACCTTCCATCGGGGTGTTGAATGTACCGGGGCTGAGCGGTTAGCCAACGGCAGGATCCGAGTcgcggtggaggatgaggcgggAGTGCAAGACCACCAGGATTGTGACTTTCTCGTGGTCGCCGACGGTGCTCAGAGCAGACTCAGGGCTGCTCTCCGGCCCCACGATGACCTCAAGTACGCCGGCGCGGTCCAGATAGGTGGAAGAGCCGAGTTCCCACATGGGATACCGGAGCCCATCGAGGAGAATTGGGGTGTCTTGTTGTCCGGGAAGGGTGTTTGCTGTTACTTCTCGGCCGTCGATAAAGACACTGTCGTGTGGGCACTGAGCCAACAACGAGCCGAGCCGGATACGCGAACAAGCGTAGCGACGCCCGACAGATTCGCAGCCCtcaaagaagaagccctcCGTCTCGGCAGCATGTTCTCGGAGCCATTCTGCACAATCGTTGAGTCgaccatcccatcatcagcctTTGTGACTGCAGCCATGGAGAAGGAACCATTTCGGCATGACGACCCGAGCCTCGAAAGAATAGTCTTTATCGGTGATGCCAACCATGCCGTGAGTGCTTTTGCTGGAAACGGAGCCAATCTGGCGTTGAAGGATGGATGGGATCTGGCGGAAAACATCTGTTACCAGTCATCTCTGCACAACGCTGTGGCAGCCTACGACAGACTGGGCTTTGCACGGGCAGCTGAGGCCATCAAGTTGTCTCACCAAAAGATGGACTTTGCCCATTGCACAAGCGTCAAAGACTCGCTGTTACGAGCTGGGCTGGCGACTGGACGATGGTTTATGCGCATTAGGGGGATGTGA
- a CDS encoding uncharacterized protein (EggNog:ENOG503NTWW; COG:S), translated as MAETKLKDLSSLRPSLKKLINAPFASPATTPAPPQIRNLYQRLSREAKSRKYGERPWITIAAATTFTLNSPSSLSHLHSTSSSLTPHPTLPSLTPPLTPLLLAELIREVGLKCISFNGIPRTINCLNAFRSDLEVNPWSSSLSSVPSRTVTTSNINNTISRGNALWKSIYTPHHGKLTQKLALAHPDLPGYILQGHYAMLLADPPRHVEGGVPKQARLGRCLTSLVAIACLRAQRGVGPQVLSHVYGLRKAVEQGLHREEFEDEEEREGMERLAGDEGCEWILESVDKVARAIGGGGFAGWEREVDQDQEDGVEDDTRLDGEVSEVGNVAKEMEEELQGGTGSGSGRVRGRESKL; from the exons ATGGCCGAAACCAAACTCAAAGACCTTAGCTCCCTAAGGCCCTCCCTCAAAAAACTAATCAACGCCCCCTTCGCCTCCCCAGCCACAACTCCGGCCCCCCCCCAAATAAGAAACCTCTACCAGCGCCTCTCCCGCGAAGCCAAATCGCGCAAATACGGCGAACGTCCCTGGATAACCATAGCT gcagcaacaaccttcacgctcaactccccctcctccctctcccacctccactccacctcctcctccctaaccccccacccaaccctcccctccctcaccccccccctcacccccctcctcctcgccgaaCTGATCCGCGAAGTCGGCCTCAAATGCATCTCCTTCAATGGAATCCCCCGCACAATCAACTGCCTCAACGCCTTTCGCTCAGACCTGGAGGTAAACCCCTGGTCCAGCTCCCTTTCCTCGGTCCCATCACGAACCGTCACTACCTCAAACATCAACAATACGATAAGCAGGGGAAACGCGCTCTGGAAGTCAATCTACACACCCCATCACGGGAAACTAACCCAAAAGCTTGCACTGGCACATCCCGATCTGCCGGGGTATATCCTCCAGGGTCACTACGCCATGTTACTCGCCGATCCACCGAGGCATGTGGAGGGCGGGGTGCCGAAACAGGCGAGGTTGGGGCGGTGCCTGACCAGTCTTGTGGCGATTGCGTGTTTGAGAGCGCAGAGGGGGGTTGGGCCGCAGGTGTTGAGCCATGTTTACGGGTTGAGAAAGGCTGTGGAGCAGGGGTTACACAgagaggagtttgaggacgaggaggagagggaagggATGGAACGGTTggcgggggatgagggaTGTGAGTGGATTTTGGAGAGCGTTGACAAAGTCGCGAGGGCGatcgggggtggggggtttgcCGGTTGGGAGCGGGAGGTTGACCAGGACCAGGAGGacggggtggaggatgatacgaggctggatggggaggtgagcgAGGTTGGGAATGTGgcgaaggagatggaggaggagctgcaggGCGGGAcagggagcgggagcgggagggtgagggggagggagtccAAGTTGTGA
- a CDS encoding uncharacterized protein (EggNog:ENOG503NXV8; COG:H), which produces MRNLASVVGRRAVALSSRGSCARQLQSSLRIEATTSTSQPNITINYAQSRFFSHTRPWRREIPVSEPKRGGSKVWASADEAVADIKSGSVLLSAGFGLCGVASTLIAAIRRRGPESLHSLTAVSNNAGSEGRGGLALLTENGQIDRMIMSYLGANKKLEKQYLTGQIAVELCPQGTIAERIRAAGSGIPAFFTPTGGNTLIQSGSLPTRYSPDGTVVEFSAPRETRIFNGKAYLMETALPGDVAILRAWKVDKAGNCVFRHTTKTFAPLMAKAARIAIVEAENIVEVGELDPSEVNLPGIYIDRIVPATERPQVEIVKTRSPPEFSSSPPKEEAPAQAKRNRIARRAAKELKPGFYVNLGVGIPTLAPSFLPPGQEVWIQSENGILGMGDYPLPEEVDPDIINAGKETTTLVPGASTFDSSESFSMIRGGHVDVSILGALQVSAGGDLANYMIPGKVFKGMGGAMDLVSNPEGTKIVVATEHTAKDGTSKIVAVCGLPITGRGVVSTIITDLAVFQVDRKKGTLTLTEIAPGVDVEEVRRKTDAGFAVAEELIVME; this is translated from the exons ATGAGGAACTTGGCCAGTGTTGTTGGACGGCGCGCCGTTGCGCTTTCTTCGAGGGGATCGTGTGCAAGACAGCTTCAGTCGAGCTTGAGGATCGAGGCGACGACATCAACCTCACAGCCAAATATTACCATTAACTACGCCCAGAGCAGGTTTTTTTCTCACACGCGACCGTGGAGGAGAGAGATTCCGGTTTCTGAGCCCAAAAGAGGAGGCTCCAAGGTGTGGGCGTCAGCAGATGAAGCCGTGGCCGACATCAAGAGCGGCTCCGTCCTGCTCAGTGCTGGATTTGGCCTTTGCGGTGTAGCTT CAAccctcatcgccgccatccgCCGCCGCGGCCCCGAAtccctccactccctcaccGCAGTCTCCAACAACGCCGGCTCGGAAGGTCGCGGcggccttgccctcctcaccgAAAACGGCCAAATCGACCGCATGATCATGTCGTACCTCGGCGCCAACAAAAAGCTCGAAAAGCAATACCTCACGGGCCAGATCGCCGTCGAGCTCTGCCCCCAGGGCACCATCGCCGAAAGAATCCGCGCCGCCGGCTCGGGCATCCcggccttcttcacccccaccGGAGGCAACACCCTCATCCAATCCGGCTCCCTCCCGACCCGGTACTCCCCCGACGGAACCGTGGTCGAGTTTTCCGCCCCGCGAGAAACCCGCATCTTCAACGGCAAAGCCTACCTGATGGAAACCGCCCTCCCCGGCGACGTGGCCATCCTCCGCGCCTGGAAAGTCGACAAGGCCGGCAACTGCGTTTTTCGTCACACGACCAAAACTTTTGCCCCCTTGATGGCAAAGGCTGCCAGGATTGCCATTGTGGAGGCGGAAAAtattgttgaggttggggagctCGACCCGAGCGAGGTTAATCTCCCGGGCATATACATTGACCGGATCGTCCCAGCGACCGAACGCCCCCAAGTAGAAATTGTCAAGACCCGCTCCCCACCGGAATTCTCCTCGTCGCCTCCAAAAGAGGAAGCACCCGCTCAGGCGAAAAGAAACCGCATCGCCCGCCGCGCCGCCAAAGAGCTCAAACCAGGCTTCTACGTCAACCTCGGCGTCGGCATCCCCACCCTCGCGCCTTCTTTCCTTCCCCCGGGGCAGGAAGTCTGGATTCAGTCGGAGAATGGCATCCTCGGCATGGGGGATTACCCCCTCCCGGAAGAGGTCGATCCTGACATTATCAACGCCGGGaaagaaaccaccaccctcgtccCCGGCGCCTCGACGTTTGACTCGAGCGAGAGCTTTTCCATGATTAGGGGGGGACACGTAGATGTTTCCATCTTGGGGGCGCTGCAGGTGAGTGCGGGGGGGGATTTGGCGAACTATATGATACCGGGCAAGGTGTTcaaggggatggggggggcGATGGATTTGGTGAGCAATCCGGAGGGGACAAAGATCGTGGTCGCGACGGAGCATACGGCCAAGGACGGGACGAGCAAGATTGTGGCGGTTTGCGGGCTGCCGATtacggggaggggggtggtgagcacAATTATCACTGATCTG GCGGTTTTCCAGGTCgacaggaagaaggggaCGCTCACGCTGACGGAGATCGCGCCGGGGgtggatgtcgaggaggtgaggagaaAGACCGATGCGGGCTTtgcggtggcggaggagttgATTGTCATGGAGTAG
- a CDS encoding uncharacterized protein (EggNog:ENOG503NWZV; COG:K), with amino-acid sequence MDVDSTDRPDAAGALKTDGVRESPKDHNSRRAAACLVCRRSKIKCEKGRMPNDERCQRCLQLGVQCVRPDFHVGRRKGVKNKRTGLEKALHQVEQAVRRSGTSIQGIEATKVVSELKVLLGSGSEGSMPPGDTIQVGGRKPNPRRDSRQSDTLLPDASSDAGDSSASDQDGMSVPPQGSTPSQGHAVEESLAVDDAENPLQLLARASDLHVSPKSGNDSLPAEAASHQRARQAKQPDQPSEVEKFFKLSQFSLDVGSDLDPIDLGLMTVEEADALFTFFHHNLAHTRWGLDPVLYTASFTRSRSAFLFTSICAASALFMAAASALSRRLSNHCQALVNRIIRDRYRSVEIVLAFMVNVPWMAPGKHSTDDETCWYVSMATTMALDLSLHKILVSQQSVNGQGMGSMPMQVPRADCIDPKVALSLDGFSEVDPNSEYGRRLLRRRERCWIALFVLERGMCLARGRCYTVPITPILKGCDQWHLSNIADTMDGHLVSMAVLRRDLAQDDLFASIRAVCDGSRDGRTGGGIIATSIQMTVDKFFDEWHAKWGISIGTGPRMSEGFMRSPEPLFADQAAEHRLPPYVQILVTHTRLSIYSSVINHPTAPTEVRHFFHAAGLSSALNVMRAAIQGESQLSSMPNNTAIMISFAACFALRLSGQLPGNSNLAPSVRALIEETAEVLERIGSATKHRDGMSALYGKYLRCIVKKAALSANETAPRPRTGHHQPEPLTQQHQATAPYARHSDANNHNHARGSFSMTDALPPNPAVSGFLEPPIWSEPIQFSSMSDDQVVEALSRVNNEFDPALNMYPWDDAAALDWLNWSNLPDFGT; translated from the exons ATGGATGTCGACTCTACGGACCGGCCAGACGCTGCTGGCGCACTCAAGACAGACGGCGTCAGGGAATCGCCCAAGGATCACAACAGCCGCCGGGCCGCTGCATGTCTCGTGTGTCGCAGAAGCAAGATCAAGTGTGAGAAGGGACGCATGCCAAACGACGAGCGCTGTCAACGTTGTCTCCAGTTGGGGGTGCAGTGTGTTCGACCTGATTTCCATGTTGGACGTCGAAAAGGGGTCAAGAA CAAGCGAACTGGACTGGAGAAGGCGCTGCACCAGGTTGAGCAGGCAGTGAGGAGATCAGGGACCAGCATTCAGGGGATCGAGGCCACCAAGGTTGTATCCGAGCTCAAAGTACTTCTCGGGTCGGGCTCGGAAGGGTCTATGCCACCAGGCGACACCATCCAGGTTGGTGGACGAAAGCCGAACCCGCGCCGAGACTCGAGACAGAGCGACACGCTCCTTCCGGACGCTTCATCTGACGCCGGAGACAGCAGCGCTTCCGACCAGGACGGCATGAGTGTACCGCCGCAGGGATCGACCCCATCCCAGGGCCACGCTGTCGAGGAGAgtcttgctgttgatgatgctgagaaCCCGCTCCAACTTCTTGCGCGCGCATCCGACCTTCACGTGTCCCCAAAGTCTGGGAACGATAGCCTACCGGCAGAAGCTGCCTCTCATCAACGAGCACGCCAGGCCAAGCAACCCGACCAGCCATCGGAAGTGGAAAAGTTCTTTAAGCTCAGCCAATTCAGCCTCGATGTCGGGAGTGATCTGGACCCCATCGACCTCGGCCTCATGactgtggaggaggccgatGCACTGTTCACTTT TTTCCATCACAATCTAGCGCATACCCGCTGGGGCCTTGACCCAGTCTTGTACACAGCATCGTTCACTCGTTCCCGGTCCGCCTTTCTCTTCACGTCAATATGCGCCGCCTCGGCCCTCTTCATGGCCGCTGCCTCGGCCCTGTCCCGTCGCCTCTCGAATCACTGCCAAGCTCTCGTGAACCGCATCATCCGTGACCGTTACCGCTCCGTCGAGATTGTCCTTGCCTTCATGGTCAACGTCCCCTGGATGGCGCCCGGGAAACACAGCACCGATGACGAAACCTGCTGGTACGTCAGCatggcgacgacgatggcGCTTGATCTCAGTCTGCACAAGATCTTGGTCTCACAACAGAGCGTAAACGGCCAAGGCATGGGAAGTATGCCGATGCAAGTTCCGAGAGCAGACTGCATCGACCCCAAGGTGGCGCTTTCGCTGGACGGGTTCTCGGAGGTGGATCCGAACAGCGAGTATGGCAGACGGCtgctgagaagaagggaacGGTGCTGGATTGCCCTTTTCGTCTTGGAAAGAGGCATGTGTTTGGCAAGAGGTCGGTGCTACACGGTTCCCATCACGCCCATCCTCAAGGGGTGTGACCAGTGGCATTTGTCAAATATTGCAGATACGATGGATGGGCATCTTGTTTCCATGGCGGTGCTGAGGAGAGATTTG GCGCAGGATGATTTATTTGCGTCTATCAGGGCGGTCTGTGATGGCTCTCGGGATGGAAGAACCGGGGGCGGGATTATTGCCACCTC GATCCAAATGACCGTTGACAAATTCTTTGACGAATGGCATGCTAAATGGGGCATCTCAATCGGCACCGGGCCGCGTATGTCTGAAGGTTTCATGCGCAGCCCAGAACCGCTGTTTGCTGACCAAGCGGCAGAGCATCGACTGCCGCCGTATGTGCAAATCCTGGTGACCCATACCAGGCTTTCCATCTACAGCAGCGTCATCAACCACCCGACGGCTCCCACCGAAGTGCGCCACTTTTTCCATGCCGCCGGCCTCTCATCTGCGCTCAACGTCATGCGAGCTGCAATCCAGGGCGAGAGCCAACTGTCCAGCATGCCCAACAACACAGCCATCATGATCTCGTTCGCTGCGTGCTTTGCTCTTCGTCTCAGCGGCCAGCTGCCGGGCAATTCCAACCTGGCACCAAGCGTCCGAGCCCTCATTGAGGAAACAGCAGAGGTCCTCGAACGCATCGGCTCGGCAACAAAGCATCGAGATGGCATGTCGGCATTGTACGGAAAATATCTTAGATGCATTGTCAAAAAAGCGGCGCTATCAGCAAACGAGACCGCCCCTCGCCCCCGGACCGGTCACCACCAACCGGAACCTCTCacgcaacaacaccaagccaCAGCACCGTATGCGAGACACAGTGACGCCAATAACCACAATCACGCCCGCGGCAGCTTTAGTATGACGGACGCCCTACCACCCAACCCGGCTGTTTCCGGCTTCCTGGAACCGCCCATCTGGTCCGAGCCAATCCAGTTCTCGTCCATGTCGGATGATCAAGTCGTCGAGGCACTCAGCAGGGTCAATAACGAGTTTGACCCAGCCCTCAACATGTATCCCTGGGACGACGCGGCGGCGTTGGATTGGTTGAACTGGTCAAACCTACCGGACTTTGGTACTTGA
- a CDS encoding uncharacterized protein (COG:C; EggNog:ENOG503NUAB) yields MFVSFATWCSQASSPEEPSNPSGSGDGAAASMAVCFTHPLDLTKYRMQVLHTRAPMLSTLYRFAVRDGIPSLWSGLSASVLRQSTYSTARFGLYTILSRQMQKRSSGAKPSTTSTIACAGVAGGLAGVVGNPTEVVLVRMCADAAKPPAERFLYSDAVTALVRIAREEGVKVFGRGLSANIVRSVLMSELSTPDNAHKLFADLEQDVSQIAPYAAAKKTILTRTRLKDDIRTHALASLFAGTAATTACAPADVLKSRIQSATKGSTVLQVARDGLRQEGPMFLMKGWTPAWLRLTPHTVLTFVIMEKLSELVSMTAATPVPARATA; encoded by the exons atgTTTGTCTCTTTTGCAACATGGTGCTCCCAGGCATCCAGTCCTGAG GAACCAAGCAACCCTTCTGGCTCGGGTGA CGGAGCCGCTGCCTCCATGGCAGTATGCTTCA CCCACCCCCTGGATCTCACAAAATA CCGCATGCAGGTCCTCCATACCCGAGCACCCATGCTCTCGACCCTGTACCGGTTCGCTGTTCGTGATG GAATACCTTCACTGTGGTCCGGCCTTTCCGCTTCGGTTCTCCGACAATCGACATACTCAACAGCCAGGTTCGGTTTGTATACCATCCTGTCCCGCCAGATGCAAAAGCGGTCCAGTGGTGCCAAGccatccaccacatccaccataGCGTGTGCCGGTGTGGCCGGCGGGCTCGCTGGCGTGGTGGGGAATCCGACAGAGGTTGTTCTCGTCCGAATGTGTGCCGACGCCGCCAAACCACCGGCAGAGCGCTTTCTCTACTCGGACGCCGTGACCGCCCTCGTCCGGATCGCGAGAGAGGAAGGTGTCAAAGTgtttgggagggggctgTCTGCCAATATCGTCAGGAGTGTCCTCATGAGTGAGTTGAGCACCCCAGACAATGCCCACAAGCTGTTTGCTGACCTCGAACAAGACGTGTCCCAGATCGCACC ATATGCGGCTGCTAAAAAAACTATCCTCACCCGCACCCGGCTGAAAGACGACATCCGAACACACGCCCTGGCATCTCTCTTCGCCGGAACCGCTGCCACGACAGCGTGCGCACCGGCCGATGTGCTGAAGAGCAGAATCCAAAGCGCTACCAAGGGCTCAACCGTCCTGCAGGTTGCGCGTGACGGCCTGAGGCAAGAAGGGCCAATGTTCCTCATGAAGGGGTGGACGCCAGCTTGGCTCCGCCTGACACCTCACACCGTCCTCACATTCGTCATCATGGAAAAGCTCTCCGAGCTCGTCAGCATGACGGCAGCCACCCCGGTGCCGGCTCGAGCAACCGCTTGA